The following coding sequences are from one Methanococcoides orientis window:
- a CDS encoding formate--phosphoribosylaminoimidazolecarboxamide ligase family protein has translation MIDRKEIIEIAESYYTDNIKIGAVASHSGLDVYDGAIEEGFETFAICQAGREKTYTEYFKSKRDADNNVVRGIVDDYAVYDRFDEILRPENQQKLIDDNILFVPNRSFTSYCDIDAVENDFRVPMVGSRNMLRSEERGLDQDYYWLLEKAGLPFPERIADPEDIDELVMVKLPHAVKTLERGFFTAGTYSEYVEKSESLIRQGVITREALKDARIERYIIGPVFNFDLFYSPIEEEMNKTELLGIDWRFETSLDGHVRLPAPQQMTLAEHQLTPEYTVCGHNSATLRESLLEEVFKLSEAYIKASKEYYDPGVIGPFCLQTCIDKDLNFYIYDVAPRVGGGTNVHMSVGHPYGNTLWRKPMSTGRRVALEVRRAIESGQLDKIIT, from the coding sequence ATGATCGACAGGAAAGAGATTATTGAGATTGCTGAAAGCTATTACACTGATAATATCAAGATCGGAGCGGTTGCTTCCCATTCAGGTCTGGATGTTTATGACGGCGCTATCGAGGAAGGTTTTGAGACCTTTGCGATATGCCAGGCCGGACGTGAAAAGACCTACACCGAGTACTTCAAGTCCAAGAGGGACGCTGACAACAATGTTGTACGCGGTATCGTTGATGACTATGCTGTTTATGACAGGTTCGATGAGATCCTGCGCCCGGAGAACCAGCAGAAGCTCATTGACGACAACATTCTTTTCGTTCCTAACAGGTCTTTTACCTCATACTGTGACATCGATGCGGTAGAGAACGACTTCCGTGTCCCGATGGTCGGTAGCAGGAACATGCTCCGCAGTGAGGAAAGAGGTCTTGACCAGGACTACTACTGGCTTCTGGAAAAGGCAGGTCTTCCCTTCCCTGAGCGTATCGCCGATCCGGAAGACATCGATGAGCTCGTAATGGTAAAGCTCCCTCATGCGGTCAAGACGCTCGAGCGAGGTTTCTTCACAGCAGGAACCTACAGCGAATACGTGGAAAAATCCGAGTCACTTATCAGGCAGGGCGTTATCACAAGAGAAGCTCTTAAAGATGCAAGGATCGAGCGCTACATAATTGGTCCTGTGTTCAACTTCGATCTGTTCTACTCTCCTATAGAAGAAGAGATGAACAAGACCGAGCTCCTCGGTATCGACTGGAGGTTCGAGACAAGCCTTGATGGTCATGTAAGGCTTCCTGCACCACAGCAGATGACCCTTGCAGAGCACCAGCTTACTCCTGAGTACACAGTCTGTGGACACAATTCCGCAACACTTCGTGAATCTCTCCTTGAGGAAGTTTTCAAGCTCTCAGAGGCATACATTAAGGCATCCAAGGAATATTATGACCCTGGAGTTATCGGTCCATTCTGTCTCCAGACCTGCATTGACAAGGACCTGAACTTCTACATATATGATGTTGCCCCAAGGGTAGGTGGCGGCACTAACGTTCACATGTCCGTAGGGCACCCATACGGCAACACTCTCTGGCGCAAGCCAATGAGTACCGGAAGACGCGTAGCACTCGAGGTCCGCCGTGCGATAGAGTCCGGTCAGCTCGACAAGATCATCACATAA
- a CDS encoding DUF5371 family protein, whose product MKIVHAQTVLTEEQLDALKKKTKEPSTKDALSTAVQHYLECEYTEMSDEMWTHKLEKVVQKKQQKSIN is encoded by the coding sequence ATGAAAATAGTACATGCACAAACTGTACTTACTGAGGAACAGCTTGATGCACTTAAAAAGAAGACCAAAGAACCCTCTACAAAGGATGCCCTGAGTACAGCGGTTCAGCACTATCTTGAGTGCGAGTACACTGAAATGAGTGATGAGATGTGGACTCACAAGCTAGAGAAAGTAGTACAGAAGAAGCAACAGAAAAGTATTAATTAA
- a CDS encoding type IV pilin yields the protein MNRNEDAVSPVIGVILMVAITVILAAVIAAFVFGMGPSEMAPQASLRASATTDSTYSVVMIEHQGGDEVILDATTSKITANGDAVTLGTSDEGSLRFEAGEVLYLYTYSNTTYLGTGDNMTAATLDENVKGVSQGDTLAVKFIDVASQQMVGDLDVRF from the coding sequence ATGAACAGAAATGAAGATGCAGTGTCTCCGGTCATCGGTGTAATCCTGATGGTCGCAATCACTGTGATCCTTGCTGCTGTTATCGCAGCATTCGTGTTTGGAATGGGACCGTCCGAGATGGCACCACAGGCTAGTCTTAGGGCAAGTGCAACTACTGATAGCACATATAGTGTCGTAATGATTGAACACCAGGGTGGAGATGAAGTTATACTTGATGCAACAACCTCAAAAATTACCGCTAATGGCGATGCTGTTACCCTCGGTACGTCAGATGAAGGTTCTTTGAGGTTTGAAGCTGGAGAGGTCCTGTACTTGTACACTTACAGTAATACTACTTACCTTGGTACTGGCGATAACATGACAGCTGCTACACTTGACGAAAATGTCAAAGGTGTTTCACAGGGAGATACACTTGCCGTTAAGTTCATCGACGTTGCCAGCCAGCAGATGGTCGGCGACCTTGATGTAAGATTCTAA